The Cumulibacter manganitolerans genome contains the following window.
CAGCGGCGCGCTGGTCGTTGGTGGTAAAGGCCTGCCGATAGGCCCACTCGGTGGCCAGGGTGCGGTTGAGGCGCTCGACCTTGCCGTTCTGCCAGGGGCAGTGCGGCTTGATGAACCTCTGGACGATGCCGTGCTCAGCACACACGGCGCGCAGCGACCAGCGGTAGGCCCATGCGTTGTCGGTCATCAGCCGCTCGATCCGCGTGATGCCGTGAACCGCGAAGTACGCGATCGCCCGCTGAAGGAACGCGGCGCAGGTCGTGCCCTTCTCATCGGGCAAGACCTCGCTGTAAGCCAGCCGGGAGTGGTCATCGACTAGTGAGTGCACGTACTCGAACCCGACCTTCATCGAGCGGTCGCGTTGGATGGAACCGGACCCTCGGCCCAGAGCACGCCAGCCACCGCCATCAGGGATGCGGCCGATCTTCTTGACGTCCATGTGCACCAGCTCGCCCGGCCGCTCGCGCTCGTAGCGCACCGCGGCCTGTTTCGAGGACCGGATGAGCTCACCGGTCATCGGATCGCACTCGCGCAGATAGGGCACCCGGTGGCGGCGCAGGATCCGAGACACCGTCCGGGCCGGCACACCCACCTTCGGGCCCAGCACGTCGGGCCCCTCCCGGTGCTGGGTGCGGGCGGCCAGGACCTTCCTCTCGATGTCGTCACTGGTCTTGGTGGGCACTGTGTGGGGGCGCGAGGACCGCGTCACCAACCCGTCCTCACCTTCAGCGGCGTACCGGTCGATCCAGGTCCGCACGCACTTGCGCGACACGCCCATTGCGGCAGCGATATGGGCTTGAGGCCAGCCGGCTTGATGACGCTGAACGATCAGGCGGCGACCATGAACGGTCAGCCGGGCACTACCGTGGGACACGAGAACCTCCGGGTGAGAGTGGGCCTTAGACAAGCCACATCCCACACGGAGGTTCTCGCTCGTTCAAGCAGGCACGCTGCTACCAACGTCCTGGCCGGGTACAGCTAGGCAGGCGCTCGGTGCTCCGGCGCAAGTCGCCGCGGGGGAAGCTGGCGGTGACGCGCGGCGCGCTGGAGAAGGCGGCGAGCAGGTGGCGCTGCTTGGCGTCGAGCCGGTCGCGGATCTCCTCGAGCTCGCCCTCCGTGGCGCTGCGGAGGCGCTCGTTGAGCAAAGCGTCCTCGTGCAACCGGCCGGGGAACCCGTCCTCGGCGAGGCCGACGACGAAGGCCGCGTCGAGGTCCAGGCCGAGCGCTGCCGAGATCGGGCCGACGAAGACCCCTTCGCCGAACCGGCCGACGCGGGGCAGCGCGGACTCGAGCTCGAGGACGAGCACGCCGACCAGCTGGCTCAGGCTCGTGGTCGACTCGAATGCCGCGAGACCCGCGAGCCCCTGGACCGTTCTCTCGATGACCGCGGCGGCGTACTGCTCCTCGAGGGGCAGCCTGGTCAGCTCGGCCGGCGTGCCGTAGAGGTCGTGGAAGAGGCCGAGCGCCCAGGCGCTGAGGTCCGGCCAGGAGGTGCGGCTCAGACCCTCGTCGAGACGGGCCTGGAGCCGGGTCACGAAACCCGCGAGGGCGCGGGCGGAGTCGATTTCCCGCTGGGCGGCCTCCGTGCGCGAGAGGGACGGGTCCTCCGAGCTGGCCTGCTCGTCGATCACCGCCTGCTCGTGGGCGATGTAGAGCTCGAGCTTGGGGAGCCAGTCCTGCCCGCCGACGACCCCGGCGGCCCGCGACGCGCGCTCCCACCGGGCGACCTTGACGGTGCCACCGTCGAGATCACGGGTGGGCGCTTCCGCGAGCGCGGTGAAAGTCGCACCGCGTGGGAGTCCGGTGCTCGCCAGTTCCAGCATCCCGAGGAAGCCGCGCGCGATGGCACGCTCGTGCACGGCGCGAGTGGCAGGGCCGTTGACGAGCAGGCCTGCGGCGCCGAGGTGCTCGTGCAGGAGGCGGGCGTAGGGCTGTGCGGCGCCGTAGAGCACGGCTACCCGGTGGGCGGGGGCGCCGTCCGCGAGGGCGGACACCACCTCGCGGACGACGCAGCGAACCTCGTCGTCCGAGTCGGAGGCGTGGAGGACCCGGGTTGCGATCGGGGGCTTGGTCATCTCGTCCGGAGCTTCGGCGCCGAGACGAGTGAGCGTGCGCCGCACCGCCTTGTCGGCACGCTGCACGCCCGTCGTCCCAGCAATGACGGTCAGCCGTTCGTGCCCGAGCGCTCGGGCGAAGGCGGCTTCTGCCTGGCTGAGGGCCTCAGGGATGTAGAGGACGATCTCGCCCTGCTCGTGAAGCCGGCCCGGCTCCCTTTCGACGAGCTCCGCTGCGGCAAGCAGGAGATCGGTCGCGTCGTACCAGCTCTCGGCCAGCCGGCTGGTGACCGACTCGTGCAGTCGGAGCAGGTCCGGGCTGAGCGTGGTCGATGCCCGTGCGCGGTCCCGTGCCTCTGGCGACACGTCGCGCAGTTCCCGGTGGGCGTTCGCCAGGGCGCGAACCGTTGCGGGGTGGTCCTTGACCTTCTCGAAGCAGCCGGGGTCGGCGTCGAGAGCGGCTCGCCAGGCGGACGCGGTGATCGCGCTGGTCGCTGGGCGGCGAGGGTGAAGAGCCGGGCTGGCGATCTGTTCCGCGAGCCGTGGCAGAGTACTGAGGTAGAGGCCCGCCACGCCATTGCGGCGGCCGTCGAGGCCGTGGGCGAGGTAGCGGCGAGCGACGATTCCGGCGATGTTGTTGGGCACCAGAACGGTGACCGGCCCCATGGGGTCGTCGCGCTTGGCCTCGCTGACGACGCTGCGCAGCGCGTCGAGGGCAGACCGCCCGTACGGTGTGACGATCACGCGCGCACCCATGTATCCCCCTGACCGCTGTCCTGGGAATCACCGTAGCCAGCGCCACCGACGAAAGCAGCCGGAGCCATCGACCAAGGACCGGGCGGCGCTACCAGATTCGTCGCGGCGACCCGCCGGCCGGGCTCGTGCGTGCTGTCGTGCGAGGCGATTCGGATCCCCGTGCTCGACGGAAG
Protein-coding sequences here:
- a CDS encoding IS481 family transposase; the protein is MSHGSARLTVHGRRLIVQRHQAGWPQAHIAAAMGVSRKCVRTWIDRYAAEGEDGLVTRSSRPHTVPTKTSDDIERKVLAARTQHREGPDVLGPKVGVPARTVSRILRRHRVPYLRECDPMTGELIRSSKQAAVRYERERPGELVHMDVKKIGRIPDGGGWRALGRGSGSIQRDRSMKVGFEYVHSLVDDHSRLAYSEVLPDEKGTTCAAFLQRAIAYFAVHGITRIERLMTDNAWAYRWSLRAVCAEHGIVQRFIKPHCPWQNGKVERLNRTLATEWAYRQAFTTNDQRAAALAPWLEYYNTERRHSALGGNPPISRLLPT
- a CDS encoding PD-(D/E)XK nuclease family protein, producing MIVTPYGRSALDALRSVVSEAKRDDPMGPVTVLVPNNIAGIVARRYLAHGLDGRRNGVAGLYLSTLPRLAEQIASPALHPRRPATSAITASAWRAALDADPGCFEKVKDHPATVRALANAHRELRDVSPEARDRARASTTLSPDLLRLHESVTSRLAESWYDATDLLLAAAELVEREPGRLHEQGEIVLYIPEALSQAEAAFARALGHERLTVIAGTTGVQRADKAVRRTLTRLGAEAPDEMTKPPIATRVLHASDSDDEVRCVVREVVSALADGAPAHRVAVLYGAAQPYARLLHEHLGAAGLLVNGPATRAVHERAIARGFLGMLELASTGLPRGATFTALAEAPTRDLDGGTVKVARWERASRAAGVVGGQDWLPKLELYIAHEQAVIDEQASSEDPSLSRTEAAQREIDSARALAGFVTRLQARLDEGLSRTSWPDLSAWALGLFHDLYGTPAELTRLPLEEQYAAAVIERTVQGLAGLAAFESTTSLSQLVGVLVLELESALPRVGRFGEGVFVGPISAALGLDLDAAFVVGLAEDGFPGRLHEDALLNERLRSATEGELEEIRDRLDAKQRHLLAAFSSAPRVTASFPRGDLRRSTERLPSCTRPGRW